In Patescibacteria group bacterium, a single window of DNA contains:
- a CDS encoding CBS domain-containing protein, with product MKVKEIMTSNVVTCEITTPVNEVAKKLIDNDITGMPVVDNGKVIGIITESDLIMQKAKIHIPQYIQILDSYLYLEDPSEVETELKKITGMTAREVMTSKPVTIGSNDSVSDLATLIEENHINPIPVVDNDKLVGIVSRADIVKLLARD from the coding sequence ATGAAAGTAAAAGAAATAATGACAAGCAATGTTGTAACTTGTGAGATTACAACACCAGTCAATGAAGTTGCCAAAAAATTAATTGATAATGATATTACAGGCATGCCTGTTGTTGATAATGGAAAAGTTATTGGAATTATTACTGAATCAGATTTAATTATGCAAAAGGCAAAAATCCATATTCCTCAATATATTCAAATTTTAGATAGCTATTTGTATTTAGAAGATCCTAGTGAAGTTGAAACTGAATTAAAGAAGATTACTGGCATGACTGCCAGAGAAGTTATGACAAGCAAACCTGTAACAATTGGCTCAAATGATTCTGTTTCTGATCTTGCAACTTTGATTGAAGAAAATCATATTAATCCAATTCCGGTTGTTGATAATGATAAATTGGTTGGAATTGTAAGTCGAGCGGATATTGTGAAATTATTAGCGCGCGATTAG